From the genome of Pseudomonas bubulae:
GCACTGCATCGGTAACTTCACTGGCAAGCCCGAGCTGGGTATCGCACAGGACGAAGAGGCGATGAAACGTGCCTTGCGTGATATCAACCAGCTAACTGCTGACCGGGTGCTCACACCGCTGGAGATCAAGGTGTTCCCTTTTGAGGACTTTGTAGAAGCCCATCGTTATATGGATGGTTGTCCGTGCCGGGGGCGAGTTGCTTTGCAAGTGGCTTGCGACCTGAAGCCTGACTAGGCTGCGCAAAACTTCCCGTCTCATAAACGCGGCCCTGAACATAGTGTTCAGGGCCGCGTTTTTTTGTGTCTGGCCCCAGCGGACTTTTGGTTTGCTTTATCCAGAAAGAAAGTGCGACTGAAGAACATGTCATAAGAGTGCAGCATAAGAAAGTATGTATTCTATTGAGTGGTTTTTGTAGGTTTGTTCCTGTGCGTATGTGCGTCTCGTCTCTTCCGGGTCCAAGAGTTGCAGTAAATCTGGGCGCGTCTAATTGGGCGTGCTGATAATAAGAAGCTCGATCCGGAGGATAATCCATGAACAACTTTCATGAACAGGCCATGGGCTTTGTGTATCAACAAGTTCTGCATCGGCTTCTGGGGTGTTTCAGTCGTCCCGAGCGCATTGCATTGCAGTTGTTGATTCAACGTTTATTAGTGGCGGCCGGTGGCGTGGAGCGCATAGGGAATTACCGGGTAATGGTGGTTCATGAGGGCGGCAAGGAGTGTGCCTATACATTGGCTTTTTTACGCGCCGCACAACTGAGTATTGCCGGGCGCTCGCCAGAGACGTTCAAGTTACGCATTGCGATACTGCGCCAGCCACGCATGACCGCCAATGTGATGGAGCGAATTCAGACCCAGTGCAACGAGTTGTTTATCTATGAAGATATGCGTGTCGAGTTGTTGATTGTCGATGAGCAGAGTACAACCAGGCTGCATAAACAGACGGTTTTCGAGAGCCTGCCTTCGGTGATGAATCGTACTCAGGTGCTGATGTCAGGACACCTGACCCAAGGCGACGCCAGAGCGACATTCTTTTATTCCGACCTGCTGGCCCGGGCCAAGCTGTACCGTCAGGCATGCAGATGGGGCGCCAGGGTGGACGCCCTGATTGACCGGCGCCCGCCCAGCCATCTGGGGCAATACGTGACGTGGATCCAGCAGGTTGCAGAGCAGCACGGGCATGCACCGCCGGGTGATGACCATGAAAGCTTTGAAAACGCAGTCAAGTTGTGCAGCAAACTGGATGATGACTATAAAGAGTTCTTGAAATTGCCTCCCGCGTATCGGGGTGAGTTTTCTGCAATCAGTGGCGGCAGCAATGATATTGACGTGATCAATATTTTTGATTGTTTATGCCACGAAGCGGACGTGTTGAGTTCTCAGGTACTGATGTTTGTGGAGGGACCATGGAATATAAAAATGCTGGACATTGAGGAGCCGCAAGCGGCGGTCGTGTTAGTGGCTGCCCACCTCCAGGGTTTGCGTGGCACTTACCAGTACGGGGTGGAATACAGTGTCGGTGCGGATGCTTACTTGCGCCGTGCATCGCTGGAAAATCAGTGCAATGAACGGTTTAAAGGTCAATTGATAAAGAGGCTCGGCGCTTCGTTCAATACACCGAAACGAATTAGAAAGTTGCACGGTGTCGCCACTCAGTACCTGGGTGAACTGCACGGTGTCAATAATGAACAGTTGGGCTGCTTTATATGTTCGCCTTTTGTTAATAAAGCCGATGACCTGGAGTCCTTTCTACAAAACTGCTACCCCGAAAAATTGCAATACATCCACGAATTTCGACGGGTACTGATGGACCCGGACAGCTCTTCGCAGGTCGATATCGCCTGGCTGGAGTCTGTAAGCGGACTGCCCCTTGCATCGTTGCAAGCGCTTTATCACATGGAAAAAACAGACGTGAGAACAAGCAACACCCTGATTGCCACATTGTGCGCTCACGACCCAAGCAAAAAACCCTGGCACCCAGTACTTGCGGGCTAAGGCAGGTGGTTTGGGGGCGGGTGAGTACCACCCCGGCCTGCTGGCGGGGACCCGGCGAACGCACCGCTCATCCAATAGCATTTGCCAGAGCCCCGGGCAAACTGATATCTGTACGCATATCCAGTATTCATGCTCAGTGGTTAGTTCTGCCTGTGATTTCCAATCCCCTCGAAGACCCGTTTTACTACCTGAAAAACTTCCGGCATGTGCTTGACTGGATCGCTGCCCGTTATGAAGACGTGCTGACTGTCGACGAGCAACGGTTTATCGCAGGGTTTGCCCAATTACCCGGCCCCTCGCAAGCGCTGTGGGTGCGCATGATCATGCGCAAGGGCGATCACTTCCGGGCCGGCAGGCTCAATTACCCGGAAATCGGTGATACCGCGCTGGCGGCGGCCCCCTTGCTGGCTCTTGGCTGGCTGGATAATCAGGCGCCCTTGGCCTTGGCCGACGTGTTTGACGTACTGCAAAAAGCGGAAATCCTGGCCTGTTTCAGTGCCCGTATCACGCAACCCAAGGGTAAAAAAACGGACTGGTTCGAGCAACTGGCTGCCGACTTGACCCAGCACCAACCCCTTTCCCAATGGCATCCCGGCCTTACCGAGCCGCTTTACACCCTCAACCACCGAGCGCTGTGTGACCGCCTGCGGCTGATGTTTTTTGGCAACCTGGGGCAGAGCTGGTCCGATCTGGTACTGGCCGACCTCGGCCTGTTTACCTATGAGAAGGTCGATTTCAGCCACGAGTCCCGTGCTCTGGGGTGCCGGGCCGATATAGAGGGCTATTTGCAGCTCCATGCCTGTCGCGAGCAATTTGAGCTCAGTGGCGATGCCGCTGCCGTGCTGCAACAGGTGCTCGACTACCAGGCAGGCAACCGCTGGCTGCAACGGCGCCGCGGGCGCTTGTTGTTTCAGCTGGGTCAGCATCTGGAGCGGGCAGGGGATCTGACGCGGGCACTGGAGGTCTATCAGCACAGCCTGCACCCCGAGGCTCGCCAGCGCAGCATTCGCGTGCTCGAGCGTCAGGCGCACTATGCACCGGCATTGCAGTTGGCCGAAGACGCGCAACAGGCCCCACTGACTGATGCCGAGCTTCAGCATCTGCGACGAATCATCCCGCGCTTGCGCCGCAAGCTGGGCTTGGCGCCATTGCCCGTGGCCCAGGCAATGCTACCCGACCGGCTCGACCTGAGCCTGCCACGGGACGAAGCGGCCAGTGTCGAGCTAATGGCTGCCGCGCACTTGCACAGCGCTGCAGCGCCTGTGCATTACGTGGAAAACACCCTGGTTAACGGGCTCTTCGGTCTGCTGTGTTGGCCGGCGATTTTCGCACCCTTGCCGGGCGCCTTTTTTCACCCGTATCAGAGTGGTCCGGCAGACATGCTGGAAGATGATTTCTATCAGCAGCGTGCCGACAGGTTCGAGGCTTGCCTGGCGCAGCTCGATGATGGCCGTTACCTGACCACTATCCGCGACACCTATGCTGCCAAATTTGGCGTGCAGTCTAACTTCGTGGCCTGGAATCACCTGAATCAGAACCTGCTGGAAGAGGCATTACGGTGTTTGCCCCCTGCGCACTTGAAACTTTGGTTTCGGCGTCTGTTGCTGGATATCAGGGCCAATCGCAGCGGTATGCCCGACCTGATCCAGTTTTTTACGGCGCAACACACCTATCGCATGATTGAGGTCAAAGGCCCGGGTGACCGTCTGCAGGACAACCAACTGCGCTGGCTGGCCTTTTGTGAAGAGCACGGGATGCCGGTGACCGTGTGTTATGTGCAATGGCAGGAGCTGCAAGGGTGAATTATCGCGTTGCAGTGCGTGCCTTGTGTGAATTCACCGCCAAGACTGGCGATCTGGACTTGCGATTTACCCCTTCGCCCACGGCGCAACAGGGCATAGCCGGGCATCGCACGGTTGCCTCGCGGCGCAGCCCGGAGTATCAGGCGGAGCTGAGCCTGGAAGGACAGTTCGGCGCCTTGAGCGTTCGCGGTCGTGCAGACGGTTATGACCCCGCGGCCAATGTCCTGGAAGAAGTGAAAACCTTTCGCGGCGAATTCACTGCAATACCGGCCAACCACCGTCAACTGCATTGGGCTCAGGCCCGGGTCTATGGCTGGTTATTGTGCCAGAGCCTGCAGTTGCCACAGGTTGACCTGGCGCTGGTGTATTTTGACATTATCAGTGAAAAGGAAACCCGCCTGCAGGAAACCTGGTCAGCATCGGACCTGCAGCAATTTTTCGAGCTGCAATGCGGGCTGTTCCTGGCCTGGGCCGAGCAGGAAATGGCCCATCGTGCGGCCAGGAATGCTGCCGCCCGTGCCCTGGCCTTTCCCCATAAGCAGTTTCGAACCGGGCAGCGGGCTTTGGCAGAAGCGGTATACAAGACCGTCAGCACCGGGCGCTGCCTGATGGCCCAGGCCCCCACCGGGATCGGCAAAACCATCGGTACCCTGTTTCCGTTGCTCAAGGCCATGCCCGGCCAGCAGCTCGACAAGCTGCTGTTTCTGACGGCCAAGACGCCGGGGCGCAAACTCGCCCTCGATGCGATGCAGGTGCTTTTTCCCGAAGGGCAGGACGCTCCGTTGCGTGTGCTGGAGCTGGTGGCGCGAGACAAGGCCTGTGAATACCCGCAAAACGCCTGCAATGGTGACTCTTGCCCTTTGGCCAGAGGCTTCTACGATCGTTTACCCGCTGCGCGAAGGGCTGCGATTGGCCAAACCCCCCTCGATCAGAAGAGCCTGCGCAATGTCGCGTTGGAGCACGAGGTCTGTCCTTATTACCTGAGTCAGGAAATGGCGCGCTGGGCTGATCTGGTGATTGCCGATTACAACTATTACTTCGACTTCAGTGCCTTGCTTTATGGTCTGGCCCAGGCCAACCAATGGCGGGTCGGGACCCTGGTGGATGAAGCCCATAACCTGGTCGAGCGGGCGCGCGGGATGTACAGCGCAAGCCTCGATCAGCAGACCCTCAACAGCGTACGGCACACGGCTCCGGCACCGCTGGACAAACCCTTCAAACGCCTTGACCGCGAATGGAGTGCCCTGCACAAGACGCAGGCGGGCCCCTATCAGGCATACCCGCAACTGCCAGCCAAATGGCTGAATGCCTTGTCTTCCTGCATCACCGCCATAGGCGATTACCTCAACGATCACCCCCATGGGCTGGCGGGAAACCTGCAGGCGTTCTACTTCGAAGCCTTGCAGTTCAATCGGGTGGCGGAGTTGTTCGATGACAATTTCCTGTTCGACGTCAGCCTGGTTGAAGGCGGCAAGCGGCGCCTCTCGCAACTCAATCTGCGCAACATTGTGCCTGCCGGTTTTATCGGCCCGCGTCTGGCGAGTGCTCACAGCAATGTGCTGTTTTCCGCCACCCTCAGCCCGCAAACCTATTACGCCAATCTGTTGGGCTTGCCGGAGGATGCGCTGTGGATGGATGTCGAATCGCCATTTGGCGCCGAGCAACTGGACGTGCAGGTGGTGAGCCGCATATCCACCCGTTTTGTCCATCGTCAGGCTTCGCTGGAGCCGATTGTGGAGCTGATTGCCAGGCAGTTCGGGCAGCGTCCGGGCAACTATCTGGCGTTTTTCAGCAGTTTTGATTATATGCAACAGGTTGCCGAACTACTGGCCGAGCGCCATCCGTCGATATCACGGTGGCTGCAGGCACGACGAATGGACGAAGCAGCACGTCAGGACTTTCTCGACCAGTTCACCCTGACCAGTCAGGGCGTCGGTTTTGCCGTGCTGGGCGGAGCATTCGGTGAAGGCATTGATTTGCCTGGCGCGCGGCTGATTGGTGCTTTTGTCGCCACCCTCGGTCTGGCCCAGTTGAATCCGGTCAATGAACAGATCAAACAGCGCATGGCGGCACGGTTTGGCGCCGGTTATGACTACACCTACCTTTATCCGGGTGTGCAGAAAGTGGTGCAGGCCGCCGGCCGGGTAATTCGCACCCAGAGCGATCAGGGCACGCTGTTTCTGATTGATGACCGTTTTGCCGAGCCGAAGGTGCAGCAACTGCTGCCGCGCTGGTGGCGACTGCAGTGACCGAAATCTCGAGTACCCCAAACCCTGTCTTCGAGGGTGCCGTCAGAGGGCAGGGGGCTGTTCAGTCGCGGTAAAAGACTTGCACCAAGTGATAGCCGAACTTGCTCTTGACCGGGCCATGCACCACCCGCAGCGGTTTTTTGAAGATGATCTGGTCAATGATACCAACCATCTGCCCGGGCCTCACTTCGCCCAGATCGCCGCCGCGTTTGCCTGACGGGCAGGTGGAGAATTTTTTCGCCAGCACATCGAAGGCTTCGCCTTTGGCGATGCGTTGTTTGAGCGATTCGGCCTCTTCGGCTGTTTTCACCAAAATATGGCGGGCTTGAGCTTTCATGTGATCTGTACCTTGGAACAGTGGGGCATAGTGCGCGGTCGCGGATTATGCCTGAGTTTTCGCCTCCGGGTGATGATGGCGCGGCAGGTACAAGCACACACGGGTGCCGCATCCGCTCAGGCTGTTGATGCTGACATGCCCGCCGGACTGCTGGGCAAAGCCGTAAATCATCGATAGCCCAAGCCCGGTTCCCTGGCCCACGGGCTTGGTGGTGAAAAACGGGTCAAAGGCCCTGGCGAGGACCCGCGGGCTCATACCGGTGCCGTTGTCACTGACCTCGAGCATGACGTAATCCCCGGAGCTGACTGATTCCAGAGTGCCGAGATCGCTGGCATTGAGGTAATGATTGGCGGTTTTGACTACCAGGGTGCCACCGTCGGGCATCGCATCCCGGGCATTGATCATCAGATTGAGCAGGGCACTTTCGAGCTGGCCGCTGTCAGTATTGACCGGCCAGATGTTTTGCCCCAGTTCCAGGATCAGGTCGATATTCGCGCCTTTGCTGCTGCTGAACAATTCCTGCAGTGATTTCACCAGCTGATTGGGGTCCAGCGGCTTGCGATCCAGCGACTGGCGACGGGAGAACGTCAGCAAGCGGTTGGTCAGCGCGGCGGCGCGCTGCGCAGAGTTGACGGCGGCATCGGCAAAACGCTCGACCTCGTCAATACGGCCTGCCGCGATGTAGCGTTTCATCAGATCCAGGCTGGCGATAATGCCAGTGAGCATATTGTTGAAATCATGGGCGATGCCGCCCGTCAATTGCCCTACCGCCTCCATTTTTTGCCCGTGGCGCAGGGCTTCCTCGGCACGGGCCCGCTCCTGTATCTCGAGCTGCAATTGCATATTGGCCTCGGCCAATGCCCGGGTGCGCTCGGCCACACGCTCCTCAAGGGTTTCGTTAAGCTCAAGCAAAGCTTGTTCGGTGGCGCTGGCCTGCAAGCGTTGGTGGCGCCTTGAACTCTTGATTGGCATGGTAGGTCCTGAATTTGAATCTGTAAGTCGGTCTGTTTAAGGCCGCATACCGGTACAAGGCTGTCAGCCTTGCTGCAAAGCCCGGTCTTGACCGTGCGACTAAGGTCGAATGAGGCTCCAGCTTAGCCTTTCGTACAATTGCGCCCCTTTTTTTGATTGAGGACGCTCACTTTGTATCCGAGCGTGTCTTCGGTCGTTTTCACCCTGCCAATGATTGGCTGCTGGAGCTTGTACATGGTTCATCCTTTTTCATTGTTGGCGCATCGCCGGGTAGCACACTTGGGCGCGCTGGCAGTGTGTGCCGGCTTTGCCGCACCGTCACAGGCCGGCGGCTTTTTTGAAGACAGCAGCGCCAGACTGGAAGCACGTACGGTGTAC
Proteins encoded in this window:
- a CDS encoding VRR-NUC domain-containing protein, producing the protein MISNPLEDPFYYLKNFRHVLDWIAARYEDVLTVDEQRFIAGFAQLPGPSQALWVRMIMRKGDHFRAGRLNYPEIGDTALAAAPLLALGWLDNQAPLALADVFDVLQKAEILACFSARITQPKGKKTDWFEQLAADLTQHQPLSQWHPGLTEPLYTLNHRALCDRLRLMFFGNLGQSWSDLVLADLGLFTYEKVDFSHESRALGCRADIEGYLQLHACREQFELSGDAAAVLQQVLDYQAGNRWLQRRRGRLLFQLGQHLERAGDLTRALEVYQHSLHPEARQRSIRVLERQAHYAPALQLAEDAQQAPLTDAELQHLRRIIPRLRRKLGLAPLPVAQAMLPDRLDLSLPRDEAASVELMAAAHLHSAAAPVHYVENTLVNGLFGLLCWPAIFAPLPGAFFHPYQSGPADMLEDDFYQQRADRFEACLAQLDDGRYLTTIRDTYAAKFGVQSNFVAWNHLNQNLLEEALRCLPPAHLKLWFRRLLLDIRANRSGMPDLIQFFTAQHTYRMIEVKGPGDRLQDNQLRWLAFCEEHGMPVTVCYVQWQELQG
- a CDS encoding ATP-dependent DNA helicase, with protein sequence MNYRVAVRALCEFTAKTGDLDLRFTPSPTAQQGIAGHRTVASRRSPEYQAELSLEGQFGALSVRGRADGYDPAANVLEEVKTFRGEFTAIPANHRQLHWAQARVYGWLLCQSLQLPQVDLALVYFDIISEKETRLQETWSASDLQQFFELQCGLFLAWAEQEMAHRAARNAAARALAFPHKQFRTGQRALAEAVYKTVSTGRCLMAQAPTGIGKTIGTLFPLLKAMPGQQLDKLLFLTAKTPGRKLALDAMQVLFPEGQDAPLRVLELVARDKACEYPQNACNGDSCPLARGFYDRLPAARRAAIGQTPLDQKSLRNVALEHEVCPYYLSQEMARWADLVIADYNYYFDFSALLYGLAQANQWRVGTLVDEAHNLVERARGMYSASLDQQTLNSVRHTAPAPLDKPFKRLDREWSALHKTQAGPYQAYPQLPAKWLNALSSCITAIGDYLNDHPHGLAGNLQAFYFEALQFNRVAELFDDNFLFDVSLVEGGKRRLSQLNLRNIVPAGFIGPRLASAHSNVLFSATLSPQTYYANLLGLPEDALWMDVESPFGAEQLDVQVVSRISTRFVHRQASLEPIVELIARQFGQRPGNYLAFFSSFDYMQQVAELLAERHPSISRWLQARRMDEAARQDFLDQFTLTSQGVGFAVLGGAFGEGIDLPGARLIGAFVATLGLAQLNPVNEQIKQRMAARFGAGYDYTYLYPGVQKVVQAAGRVIRTQSDQGTLFLIDDRFAEPKVQQLLPRWWRLQ
- a CDS encoding peptidylprolyl isomerase, whose product is MKAQARHILVKTAEEAESLKQRIAKGEAFDVLAKKFSTCPSGKRGGDLGEVRPGQMVGIIDQIIFKKPLRVVHGPVKSKFGYHLVQVFYRD